GGCAATCAAGATAATTATTGCCGGCCATACACAGGCAGACGGCTGCCAGACCAGATCGGTGTCTTCTCCGATGAGCCGGGACCGGTCCGGATCAATACTTCCGTTGGTTTCAGCCCTGATCTCCTCTTCGACGATATTCAGGATTTCCTGAAAAGAATCCGGAGGAAGGATATGTTCCACCAAAAACTGTGACGCCTCTTCAACACTGAAACCCGTGAGACGCTTTATGGACGGGCTGACATAGGCAAACTTAAAATTCATGCCCATTAATGTGATCACATCCGACATGTTTTCCGCTATCAACCGATCTTTTCACTGAACTATCATTTGATTCAAGACATCACACAGGTCATCATACCGGTCATCCATTACCGCCACATACCTGGGGAAAAACCGGTGAACCATGGCTGTACATTCATCTGTCTTTTCATCGGGCAGCACCATCACAATTTTCCGGTGCTCAAAAAGCTGTTTTTCCCTGTACAGGTCATCGAGAGACTGTTTGGTGTCAACCCAAAAAACCACAATGGAGGTATCCATGCATGGCCTGACCCGGCGGATGAAGGTGACACAGGCATCAAGGCTCTGGCACACCTGAATCCGGGTGCCGGGCAACCGCTGCTGGATCCGCTGCAAAAAAAGCCTTCCTCTGGGTCCTGATTCCCGGTCAACAAACAGGATGATTTTCTTCATGGGCGTTTCCTGATTTTTACTTTTACAGAGGTGTTTAATAAAACCGCACAAGTTGGTACACCATGAATATCTCAAGTTTTGTGCCAACTTGTGATACATACTGAATCAATATAAATTCCAGAAAGTTATGAAAATTTATATCTGAAAATGATTTGTCACACAATTACGACACACGGACACGGGATCCAGAATATTCCCTGTGGGACATACTTATTTAACGGAATTTTTTAAAAAATAAAGGCGGGTCGCAAAAATGTGACAATCGTATAAATGTGACAGATTCGGATAGGATTTATCCCGATTTTGAATCCAATACCTCCCGGATCTTGCGGGCAAGATCCATCAGTCCCACCGGTTTCATGAGCAGTCCCCGGATACCCATGGCAGCGGCTTTTTCCCGGTTGATGCTTTCACTGAATCCAGTGCACACAATGACAGGAAGCGCCGGTTTGACGGCGATCATTTTTTCAGCAAGATGTGCGCCGGTCAAGTTCGGCATGTGCATATCTGTGATGACCAGATCGAACTGGGATGGATCCATTTCAAAAGCGGCCAGGGCATCCACGCTGTTTGAAAAGCAGGTGGTGCGGTATCCCAGTCGTTCAAGCATCTGTTTTTCAAGCTGGACAATGGGCTTTTCATCATCCACCAGCAAAATATGTTCCGTGCCCGTGGGAAGCGGTTGCGGCTGTTTTTCAATATCCTTGGCTTCCGATGTTTCCAGCACCGGCAGACAGACATGAAAACAGGCGCCTTTGCCTGGCTCACTGTCAACCCGGATATCTCCCCCATACGCTTTGACAATGCCGTATACCGTTGCCAGGCCGAGCCCGGTTCCCCGTCCTTTTCCCTTGGTTGTAAAGTAGGGATCAAAGATTTTGTTCATGATGGCGGGATCGATGCCCGTGCCGGTGTCAGACACCGACAGCATGGCATAGGTACCTGATGCCAGATGATCAGCCGTGGTATCTTTTTGATGGTATAAGATCTCTTTGAGTTGTATCGATATGGTACCCCCGGTCGGTTCAACCGCATGAAAGGCATTGGTGATCAGGTTCATGGCGATCTGGTGGATCTGGGTCGGGTCTGCCATGACCGGCCGGCAGTCAATTTGAATATCCTGAGTAATAGGGATTTCCGCTGGAATGGTGGTGCGGCAGAGTTTAAAAACCTCCTTGAGTATTGTCTGGATATGAACCGGTATGCGCTGATACTCAGATTGCCGGCTGAAAGAAAGGATCTGATGCACCAGTGCTCTGCCTCTTTTTCCGGCCTCGAATATCTGCTGAGCATCACTATGTTCCGGGCTCCCGGGAGGAAAATCATCCAGCATCATTTCCGACAGCCCTACAATGGGGAACAACAGGTTGTTGAAGTCATGGGCAATGCCCCCGGCCAGAGAACCGATGGATTCCAGTTTCTGTGCCTGAGTGAGTTGGGCTTGTATTTTCTCTCGCTCCGCTGCGGCCTGTATACGTTCTGTAATGTTGACCACGCTTCCAAGAAAATAGGTCGGGTTTCCCAAAGCATCTCTTATCAAATTGGCATCAAGTATGGCGTGAACGGTTTGTCCGTTTTTGTGAATAAATTTCTTCTCCATGCTGTAATGATCGATTTCACCGGAAGCCAGCTTGGCTTGGTTTTGAAAATTTTCATCGATTACATCAGGATGGGTTATTTCTTTCAAATGCCTTCCAATGAGATCGTTTTCCTTGTATCCCAACATATCATGATATGCTTTATTGGCACTTATTATGTGTAAATCAAGGGAAACATGGACCAATCCGACGGCCGTATGGTCGTATACTGATCGGAATCTTGCTTCACTTTCCCGCAGGGCTTCTTCTGCCTGCTTGCGCTCGGTGATATCCCGGCATATACAGAAAATTAGTTTTTGTTCATCGAACCAGGCAGCATTGGTGCTGATTGCAACGTCATAAACGCTGCCATCTCTGCGCCGGTGTCTGGTTTCGAAATGGTCCCCCTTTTCATCAACACTGTTGATCATTTCGATTAAACGGTCAGGTGGATAAAGAAACTCCCAGTCAGACACCTTAAGCCGGTTCATTGATTCAAATGGATAGTTGAGCATATCAGCGAATCGCCGGTTGGATTCGACCACCTGTCCTGTCTGGTCAAGGATAACAATCCCATCCCGGGACTGTTCCATGAGGAGATGCCGGCGAGTGGCTTCTTTGACCAGTTTTTCCTCCGCAAATTTTCGCTCGGTGATATCTCTTGAACTGAAAAGTATCTCCTTTGGGTTGCCTTTGTCATCCCTGATGAATCGGCCAACAGTTTCTAACCAGATATATGTACCGTCAGCACACCGATATCGGTATTCAACTTTTTGGTTATCATCAAATCTGGATAAGAGGTCACTGAACCTGAGTGATATTTCGGGCAGATCTTTCGGGTGAACCAATTCCAGGACATTTTTTCCGATCAGGGAATCAAGATCATAATTCAGGATTTTGCAGGAAGCACTAAGAAATATGAAATTGCCTTTCATATCAGTCACAGAAACAAGGTCGAACATATTATCAGTGATATTCTGTGTCAAATGTCAATTACTTTGTCCGGTCCGCGTCAATTATCTTGGCCGGTTTTCCCATATTGATAACTGAATTTTGAATGAATAAATTCCGATCTGTTTTTGTTGCAATTTTTATCTTTCATGATCATGCCAATCTCCTTCATTGTAATTGACGTTTTTTCTCGATAGTTGATTGACGAACGACAATTATTATTTGCTTGTACGACAATTAAAAATTCCTGTTTGGAACTACAACCCAAAACGATTAATCAATCCTTCTGATCCTCACAATAT
This DNA window, taken from Desulfotignum phosphitoxidans DSM 13687, encodes the following:
- a CDS encoding PAS domain-containing hybrid sensor histidine kinase/response regulator, whose product is MTQNITDNMFDLVSVTDMKGNFIFLSASCKILNYDLDSLIGKNVLELVHPKDLPEISLRFSDLLSRFDDNQKVEYRYRCADGTYIWLETVGRFIRDDKGNPKEILFSSRDITERKFAEEKLVKEATRRHLLMEQSRDGIVILDQTGQVVESNRRFADMLNYPFESMNRLKVSDWEFLYPPDRLIEMINSVDEKGDHFETRHRRRDGSVYDVAISTNAAWFDEQKLIFCICRDITERKQAEEALRESEARFRSVYDHTAVGLVHVSLDLHIISANKAYHDMLGYKENDLIGRHLKEITHPDVIDENFQNQAKLASGEIDHYSMEKKFIHKNGQTVHAILDANLIRDALGNPTYFLGSVVNITERIQAAAEREKIQAQLTQAQKLESIGSLAGGIAHDFNNLLFPIVGLSEMMLDDFPPGSPEHSDAQQIFEAGKRGRALVHQILSFSRQSEYQRIPVHIQTILKEVFKLCRTTIPAEIPITQDIQIDCRPVMADPTQIHQIAMNLITNAFHAVEPTGGTISIQLKEILYHQKDTTADHLASGTYAMLSVSDTGTGIDPAIMNKIFDPYFTTKGKGRGTGLGLATVYGIVKAYGGDIRVDSEPGKGACFHVCLPVLETSEAKDIEKQPQPLPTGTEHILLVDDEKPIVQLEKQMLERLGYRTTCFSNSVDALAAFEMDPSQFDLVITDMHMPNLTGAHLAEKMIAVKPALPVIVCTGFSESINREKAAAMGIRGLLMKPVGLMDLARKIREVLDSKSG
- a CDS encoding PAS domain-containing protein; the protein is MIAENMSDVITLMGMNFKFAYVSPSIKRLTGFSVEEASQFLVEHILPPDSFQEILNIVEEEIRAETNGSIDPDRSRLIGEDTDLVWQPSACVWPAIIILIAVHRPDKLDTRKMVRRVLDGADELVEIA